The genomic interval TCTTAACCTACCTTCAGCAGGATGGCAGGGTTTCATTTACTATCATTGCTGAAAAACTCAATGTTTCTATTGGCACTGTTCGGACGCGGTTTAACCGGCTGATTGAAGAAGGGACGATCAGTATTATCGGCCGCGTGGATCCGGAGAAAGTAGGGTTCCGGTCTTATGCGCATATTGCGGTGTATGTTCGACCCGCGACATTGAAAGAGACTGTAGCGAAGCGGATCGCAGTGCTACCGGAGGTGAGCTTTCTGGCGATGACGTCGGGGGCATATGATCTTGAGGTGAATGTTATGTGCAGGGATAATGATCACCTGCTGGCGTTCGTGGATAAGCTGTCGACATTTGAAGGGGTGTATCAAACGAATACTACGATATATTTCAAGGTGT from Chitinophaga filiformis carries:
- a CDS encoding Lrp/AsnC family transcriptional regulator encodes the protein MAKTKLPLDDLDFSILTYLQQDGRVSFTIIAEKLNVSIGTVRTRFNRLIEEGTISIIGRVDPEKVGFRSYAHIAVYVRPATLKETVAKRIAVLPEVSFLAMTSGAYDLEVNVMCRDNDHLLAFVDKLSTFEGVYQTNTTIYFKVYKYAQPDLMLLKG